The following proteins come from a genomic window of Natronosalvus vescus:
- a CDS encoding ArsR/SmtB family transcription factor, which produces MAQSDRTSRQFGDDILPESSVLSLEEYLAMQRAIGNESRFRILNRLVEDGSHSASELRDALEIRSNTLHYHLDELVDVGLVENRKRNEPDSSGLYSYYRATSLGDGLLTEGVRELMAREWDALERYS; this is translated from the coding sequence ATGGCCCAGTCCGATCGCACGAGTCGGCAGTTCGGCGACGATATCCTCCCCGAGTCGAGCGTCCTCTCGCTCGAGGAGTACCTCGCAATGCAGCGGGCGATCGGAAACGAATCTCGGTTTCGGATCCTCAATCGCCTCGTCGAGGACGGCTCCCACAGCGCGAGCGAGCTACGAGATGCCCTCGAGATCCGGTCGAACACGTTGCACTACCACCTCGACGAACTCGTCGACGTCGGCCTGGTCGAAAATCGGAAACGGAACGAGCCCGATTCGAGCGGGCTCTACTCGTACTACCGGGCGACCTCCCTCGGCGACGGCCTGCTCACCGAGGGGGTTCGAGAGCTGATGGCCCGCGAGTGGGACGCCCTCGAGCGCTATAGCTAG
- a CDS encoding cupin domain-containing protein produces MEHVSLSDVETAEAAEGVHLAIMAGTDSMNVQHFEIEPGAAVEEHSHPHEQTGFIYQGELTFLTDGDEIVCGPGDAYGIPGDQPHAAENRGEETVKGVDIFDPPRENPSWQE; encoded by the coding sequence ATGGAACACGTCTCACTGTCCGACGTCGAGACCGCCGAAGCCGCCGAGGGCGTCCACCTCGCGATCATGGCAGGCACCGACTCCATGAACGTCCAGCACTTCGAAATCGAACCCGGCGCTGCCGTCGAGGAACACAGCCACCCCCACGAGCAAACGGGGTTCATTTACCAGGGGGAACTGACGTTTCTGACCGACGGCGACGAAATCGTCTGTGGCCCCGGCGACGCCTACGGCATTCCGGGCGACCAGCCACACGCGGCCGAAAATCGTGGCGAAGAGACGGTGAAAGGCGTGGACATCTTCGACCCGCCGCGAGAGAATCCAAGCTGGCAGGAGTGA
- a CDS encoding VOC family protein: MTDRPASNRTGALHHLELYASDLDRSVAFWSWLLAELGYEPYQEWETGRSWKLDSTYLVLVEAEARFRDEGYHRCHPGLNHLAFHAESRDYVDDLTERCRDRGVPILYEDRHPHAGGPDHYALYVEDPERIKVELVAPSA, encoded by the coding sequence ATGACTGATCGTCCTGCGTCCAATCGAACCGGCGCGCTCCACCACCTCGAGTTGTACGCCAGCGATCTCGACCGGTCAGTTGCGTTCTGGTCGTGGCTGCTCGCGGAACTGGGATACGAACCGTACCAGGAGTGGGAGACTGGCCGGTCGTGGAAACTGGATTCGACGTATCTGGTGCTCGTCGAGGCCGAAGCACGCTTTCGGGACGAGGGATACCACCGTTGTCACCCCGGACTGAACCACCTCGCTTTTCACGCCGAATCGCGCGACTACGTCGACGACCTCACCGAACGGTGTCGAGACCGGGGCGTTCCAATCCTCTACGAGGATCGCCATCCCCACGCGGGCGGGCCGGATCACTACGCGCTGTACGTCGAGGATCCCGAGCGGATCAAGGTCGAACTCGTCGCACCGAGCGCCTGA
- a CDS encoding DUF5817 domain-containing protein: MYAVVGCSECSHLWLIEGRSKTTQCPRCGSRRPYERRKKFVETDDPDHAREVRASMLATRQGEGDAFARVDSFADLESQVEAGVVSDETYLEESGLDPEEVAAAGDRDPRQPARSGNKREIIEAALADLETPTEDEIVAYAGERGLEAGEVQKALEKLVRSGDVSESRGEYRLL; this comes from the coding sequence ATGTACGCCGTCGTGGGCTGTAGTGAGTGCTCACACCTCTGGTTGATCGAGGGTCGATCGAAGACCACCCAGTGTCCCCGGTGTGGCTCTCGCCGCCCGTACGAGCGCCGAAAGAAGTTCGTCGAAACCGACGATCCGGATCACGCTCGAGAGGTGCGCGCGTCGATGCTCGCCACCCGCCAGGGTGAGGGCGACGCCTTCGCCCGCGTCGATTCGTTCGCCGACCTCGAGTCTCAGGTCGAAGCGGGAGTCGTCAGCGACGAGACCTACCTCGAGGAGTCGGGACTCGACCCCGAGGAAGTCGCGGCGGCCGGCGACCGCGACCCCCGCCAGCCAGCCCGAAGCGGGAACAAACGTGAGATCATCGAGGCCGCGCTCGCCGACCTCGAGACCCCGACCGAGGACGAAATCGTCGCCTACGCTGGTGAACGGGGACTCGAGGCAGGGGAGGTGCAGAAGGCCCTCGAGAAGCTGGTTCGAAGTGGCGACGTCAGCGAGAGCCGTGGGGAGTATCGGTTGCTGTGA